From a single Synergistota bacterium genomic region:
- a CDS encoding QueT transporter family protein, which translates to MKIITKVALIGSLYAVLTILLAPISYGPVQVRITEALTVLPYVRRVYMWGLFGGCIVANIYGGLGVWDVIGGSLCTLLAGFLTSIMPKPQLAPLPPIVVNAFGVSLYLHFIFNLPYWVTVMYIALGEAIACFALGYPFLRWVLNNKDYF; encoded by the coding sequence ATGAAGATCATAACAAAAGTAGCCTTAATAGGAAGCTTGTATGCTGTTCTAACTATTCTCTTAGCTCCTATAAGTTATGGCCCTGTCCAGGTTAGAATTACGGAAGCTCTCACAGTTTTGCCTTATGTGAGAAGGGTTTATATGTGGGGTTTGTTTGGAGGATGTATAGTTGCTAATATATATGGCGGACTAGGTGTATGGGACGTAATTGGGGGGAGCTTATGCACCTTACTTGCTGGATTCTTAACCTCAATTATGCCAAAACCACAGCTTGCCCCCTTACCTCCTATTGTAGTTAATGCTTTTGGAGTAAGTTTATATTTACATTTCATCTTTAATCTTCCTTATTGGGTTACAGTTATGTATATAGCTTTAGGAGAGGCTATTGCTTGTTTCGCATTAGGATACCCCTTTTTACGATGGGTTCTTAACAATAAAGATTACTTTTAA
- the nrdD gene encoding anaerobic ribonucleoside-triphosphate reductase, which translates to MVKNLNLFEFGETTDKALLVEAISREETSSWDPRKIYEALIREAKVEPLIAHQITKEVEEILLNSGIKRTTTAFIRELVNVKLFEHGLPGRIMDHARVGMPIYDVEEVIFFPNKENSNTSHNPESINLTIAETILKEYALKKVFSPDVADAHLEGDIHIHDLGMINRPYCSGQSPAYVVKFGLNIPSITSVSYPARHAEVLLAHLLKMTSVLQNHFAGAIGWDAVNMFFAPFIEGRSDKEVKQLAQMLIFEFNQLAGGRGGQVAFTDINLYWEIPAHFKDVPALGPGGKLTDKTYGEYLKESQRFLKALFEVYLEGDAQGKPFFFPKPLLHITEEFFKTPGWEEFLELACEVASEKGNTYFVFDRGGQAKLSECCRLQFELTEEDLREASTPWKMRFSALQNVTINLPRIAYKAKTQEEIFKGIDKAMELAILAHLQKRDFIKKLLSLGIVSPLTLLLINHDGEPYLRWNKVSFLIGLLGLNEAVQYWTGKELHESEEAYKLGLTIVNYMSLKCQELGQKFNLRLVLEQTPAESTAYRLARLDLKHYPDKASRVVKGSIHDGGVYYTNSTHLNYSADINPIERVIKEGEFHPLIKAGAITHIWMGEYKPNPKALAKFVEKTFRNSQNTQIAFSPEFTICLDCGKTSRGLNEFCPYCRSKNIDGITRITGYFTRTSSWNKGKKAELKDRRRLKIA; encoded by the coding sequence ATGGTAAAGAACCTTAACCTCTTCGAATTTGGTGAAACAACAGATAAAGCGCTGCTTGTTGAGGCAATATCAAGAGAGGAAACTAGCTCTTGGGATCCTAGAAAAATATACGAGGCTCTCATAAGAGAAGCAAAAGTAGAGCCTTTGATAGCTCACCAAATAACGAAAGAGGTAGAAGAAATTTTGTTAAACAGCGGAATAAAACGTACAACAACCGCTTTTATAAGAGAACTTGTAAATGTAAAGCTTTTTGAGCATGGTTTACCTGGAAGAATAATGGACCATGCCCGCGTTGGTATGCCAATATATGACGTAGAAGAGGTTATATTCTTCCCAAACAAGGAAAACTCTAACACGTCTCATAATCCAGAATCCATAAACTTAACTATAGCTGAAACTATATTAAAAGAATACGCTCTAAAAAAGGTATTCTCCCCTGATGTTGCTGACGCTCATCTTGAAGGAGATATTCATATTCATGACCTTGGCATGATAAATAGACCATACTGTTCTGGTCAATCCCCAGCATACGTCGTTAAGTTTGGCTTAAATATCCCCTCTATTACTTCTGTTTCTTACCCAGCTCGCCATGCAGAAGTTCTACTTGCTCATCTTTTGAAGATGACCTCCGTTCTTCAAAATCACTTTGCGGGAGCAATAGGTTGGGATGCAGTTAATATGTTTTTTGCTCCATTCATCGAAGGCAGATCAGATAAAGAGGTCAAACAATTAGCTCAGATGTTAATCTTTGAATTTAATCAACTTGCAGGTGGAAGAGGAGGCCAGGTGGCCTTTACAGATATAAACCTCTATTGGGAGATTCCAGCTCACTTTAAAGATGTTCCAGCTTTAGGACCAGGTGGAAAACTTACCGATAAAACTTACGGAGAGTACTTGAAAGAATCTCAAAGGTTTCTAAAGGCATTATTTGAAGTATATCTCGAAGGAGATGCTCAGGGTAAACCTTTCTTTTTCCCCAAACCACTCCTTCACATAACTGAGGAATTTTTTAAAACCCCTGGGTGGGAAGAATTCTTAGAACTTGCATGCGAAGTTGCATCTGAAAAAGGAAATACCTATTTCGTATTTGACAGAGGAGGACAAGCTAAACTCTCAGAATGCTGTCGACTTCAGTTCGAATTAACTGAAGAGGACTTGAGAGAAGCGTCTACTCCCTGGAAAATGAGATTTTCAGCACTCCAAAATGTAACTATAAACCTCCCGAGGATAGCCTACAAAGCCAAAACGCAGGAAGAGATCTTCAAAGGAATAGATAAAGCTATGGAGCTTGCCATCTTGGCACACCTTCAAAAAAGGGACTTCATTAAGAAACTCTTAAGCTTGGGAATAGTAAGTCCATTAACACTTTTACTAATAAACCATGATGGAGAACCCTATCTCCGTTGGAATAAGGTCTCCTTCCTAATAGGACTTCTAGGATTAAACGAAGCAGTACAATATTGGACAGGTAAGGAACTTCACGAATCTGAGGAGGCTTATAAACTGGGACTTACAATAGTAAACTATATGTCATTAAAATGTCAAGAGCTAGGCCAAAAGTTTAACCTGAGACTCGTTCTTGAGCAAACACCTGCAGAATCTACCGCTTATCGCCTTGCTCGCCTTGACTTAAAACACTATCCTGATAAAGCTTCAAGGGTTGTTAAAGGAAGTATTCATGATGGGGGGGTTTATTACACGAACTCTACGCACCTAAATTATTCAGCAGACATTAACCCAATAGAAAGGGTTATAAAGGAAGGGGAATTTCATCCGCTTATAAAAGCAGGAGCTATAACTCACATCTGGATGGGTGAATACAAACCAAATCCGAAAGCCTTAGCCAAATTTGTAGAGAAAACATTTAGAAATAGTCAAAATACCCAGATAGCCTTTTCTCCAGAATTTACTATATGTCTAGACTGTGGGAAAACCTCAAGAGGCTTAAATGAATTCTGCCCCTACTGTAGATCCAAAAACATAGATGGTATAACAAGAATAACCGGATACTTTACAAGAACATCAAGCTGGAACAAAGGTAAGAAAGCGGAATTAAAAGATAGAAGGAGGCTCAAAATAGCTTGA
- a CDS encoding methylenetetrahydromethanopterin dehydrogenase: protein MEGRKKIFLFITSEKHPSPFDIFVMYDAGADAVLSYGNVLPEEVSKLVIDTMFSRGPKGIKNTAILIGGNTINEGKRLLEEVKKTLFAPFEISFAFDPRGACTTGAAIVALVKKFFELKLGENLEGKTASILAGGGNIGSMTSYILASQKVKVNIVDIDLHRANETASNINFEYSEEIAHAFGVDKIEEACLDSDLIISTGPPGVEILKLEKLKKLKKCKLLLDTNPIPPYGIEGLTPDYMVNEVIPGIYGIGSKAIGALKLKTERAFLKKTLEAPKGFFGPFEAFEIAYSMTSFNVG from the coding sequence ATGGAAGGTAGAAAAAAGATTTTTCTTTTTATTACAAGCGAAAAACACCCGAGCCCTTTTGACATTTTCGTAATGTATGATGCGGGAGCAGATGCAGTTTTATCTTATGGGAATGTTCTACCAGAAGAAGTTTCTAAACTCGTTATTGATACAATGTTCTCAAGGGGACCAAAAGGCATAAAGAACACTGCTATCCTTATAGGAGGAAATACAATAAATGAAGGTAAAAGATTGCTTGAAGAAGTCAAAAAAACTTTATTTGCACCTTTTGAAATATCCTTTGCCTTTGATCCCCGAGGAGCATGTACTACTGGAGCAGCTATAGTAGCTCTTGTTAAAAAGTTTTTTGAATTAAAACTTGGAGAAAATTTAGAGGGGAAAACTGCTTCGATCCTTGCAGGAGGAGGTAACATAGGTTCAATGACATCTTACATCTTAGCTTCTCAAAAAGTTAAAGTTAACATAGTAGACATAGACCTACATCGAGCAAATGAAACCGCTTCAAACATAAACTTTGAATACAGCGAGGAAATTGCTCACGCCTTTGGAGTAGATAAGATTGAAGAAGCTTGCTTAGATTCTGATCTAATTATATCTACAGGACCACCAGGCGTGGAAATCCTGAAATTGGAAAAGTTAAAAAAATTAAAGAAGTGTAAATTACTATTAGACACAAATCCTATACCACCTTATGGTATAGAAGGACTTACGCCAGACTACATGGTAAACGAAGTCATACCTGGCATATATGGCATTGGATCTAAAGCTATAGGAGCTTTAAAACTTAAAACAGAGAGAGCTTTCCTTAAAAAAACATTAGAAGCTCCAAAAGGATTCTTCGGGCCTTTTGAAGCCTTTGAGATCGCTTATTCTATGACTTCTTTTAATGTCGGATAA
- a CDS encoding putative hydro-lyase translates to MTPKEIRTLIREERWTKPTSGLAPSYAQANLVILPKEDAFDFLLFAQRNPKPCPILEVLDVGDPKPKIMASDADIRYDLPKYRIYINGELVDEPLNIEKYWRDDLVAFLIGCSFSFEWALLEEGIPVRHIENGRNVPMYITNIQCIPAGKFRGPMVVSARPIPFNLVTRATLITSRFPRVHGAPIHIGYPELIGIRNIMEPDFGDPPIIEEGDIMVFWACGVTPQAIAMQIKLKFMITHSPGHMFITDIKNSELTL, encoded by the coding sequence ATGACCCCGAAAGAAATAAGAACCCTTATAAGGGAAGAAAGATGGACAAAACCCACATCAGGTTTAGCACCATCTTATGCTCAAGCTAATCTAGTAATTCTCCCTAAAGAAGATGCTTTTGATTTCCTCCTTTTTGCTCAAAGAAATCCAAAACCCTGTCCTATATTAGAAGTTTTAGATGTGGGAGACCCTAAACCTAAGATTATGGCTTCCGACGCTGATATTAGATATGATTTACCTAAGTACCGGATATACATAAATGGGGAACTTGTAGATGAACCGTTAAACATAGAAAAGTACTGGAGAGATGACCTCGTAGCCTTTTTAATAGGATGCAGCTTCTCTTTTGAATGGGCTCTTTTAGAAGAAGGTATCCCTGTGAGACACATAGAAAATGGAAGAAATGTGCCGATGTATATAACTAATATACAATGTATACCCGCAGGAAAGTTTCGAGGTCCTATGGTAGTTAGCGCTCGCCCAATACCGTTTAATCTAGTCACAAGAGCTACCCTAATAACATCAAGGTTTCCAAGAGTACATGGAGCCCCAATCCACATAGGCTACCCAGAGTTAATAGGTATAAGAAATATAATGGAACCGGATTTTGGTGATCCCCCTATAATCGAAGAAGGAGACATTATGGTTTTTTGGGCATGTGGGGTAACGCCTCAAGCTATTGCTATGCAAATCAAACTTAAATTTATGATAACCCATTCTCCAGGCCACATGTTTATAACAGATATCAAGAATTCAGAACTTACACTTTAA
- a CDS encoding anaerobic ribonucleoside-triphosphate reductase activating protein has translation MSIKVATWLETSFIDWDGNITAVLFTPGCNFRCPFCHNHEIVFYKGEGAPLEEVLESLEKYKEWLDGIVISGGEPTIHEMLPDAIKMIKEKGWKVKLDTNGSNPEMIELLLKEQLVDYIAMDIKTSFDKYEKVTGVKVNKEAILRSIKILLPLEGKVEFRTTVVPHAVSAEDIREIRKIIGSRAKYVLQAFSPENTSNPFFKNLKPYKACEVRLWDKNAILRGFKD, from the coding sequence TTGAGTATAAAGGTTGCGACTTGGCTTGAAACAAGCTTTATAGATTGGGACGGCAATATAACAGCAGTACTTTTCACACCAGGCTGTAATTTCCGCTGCCCCTTCTGTCATAATCACGAAATAGTCTTTTACAAAGGAGAAGGAGCTCCCTTAGAAGAAGTTTTAGAATCTTTAGAAAAATACAAAGAATGGTTGGATGGCATAGTAATAAGCGGAGGAGAACCGACTATACATGAAATGTTACCAGATGCTATCAAAATGATAAAAGAAAAGGGATGGAAAGTTAAGCTTGACACAAATGGTTCTAATCCTGAAATGATCGAATTGCTTCTTAAAGAACAATTGGTAGATTATATAGCGATGGATATTAAAACTTCTTTTGACAAATATGAAAAGGTTACCGGAGTGAAGGTTAATAAAGAAGCAATCTTAAGAAGTATAAAAATATTACTTCCATTAGAAGGAAAAGTGGAATTTAGAACAACAGTAGTGCCTCATGCTGTTAGCGCTGAAGATATTCGAGAAATAAGAAAAATTATAGGAAGTAGGGCAAAATACGTACTTCAAGCTTTCTCCCCAGAAAACACTAGCAATCCCTTTTTTAAAAATCTTAAACCTTACAAAGCTTGCGAAGTTCGCCTTTGGGACAAAAATGCTATACTCCGAGGATTTAAAGATTAG
- a CDS encoding prephenate dehydrogenase has translation MKVSIVGVGLMGGSLGMALRRRIGAFVKGVVRKEETGVKALELGALDEWTLSLEEGVIDADYVFFATPVKSIGSLFKEVQSYVRRGALISDLGSTKRSVVKEITSILREDLAFIGGHPMTGSEKRGVEYGREDLYEGAPYILTPVSPFDRGRVEELIYMVKSIGAKPYILDPETHDLVVALISHVPYLISVALVELVSTEDVARKLVAGNFRDLTRPALSDPIMWRDIVSDNRDFIEKRLKDLFDLIVEILNMSELEKENFFEKIKKERQNLYQVT, from the coding sequence TTGGGCTTATGGGGGGTTCTCTTGGAATGGCTTTAAGAAGAAGGATAGGAGCTTTTGTTAAGGGTGTTGTTAGGAAAGAAGAAACAGGTGTAAAAGCCTTAGAGTTGGGGGCTTTAGATGAGTGGACTCTCTCGCTTGAAGAAGGTGTTATAGATGCGGATTATGTATTCTTCGCTACTCCAGTTAAGAGCATAGGTTCACTCTTTAAGGAAGTTCAGTCATATGTTAGAAGGGGTGCTTTGATAAGTGATCTTGGAAGTACAAAGAGAAGTGTAGTTAAAGAGATAACATCGATTTTAAGGGAGGACCTTGCGTTTATAGGAGGGCATCCCATGACTGGCTCTGAAAAAAGAGGGGTTGAATATGGAAGGGAGGATCTTTACGAAGGTGCTCCCTATATATTAACTCCTGTATCGCCTTTTGATAGGGGAAGAGTAGAAGAGTTGATTTACATGGTTAAATCCATAGGGGCTAAACCTTATATACTTGACCCAGAGACTCACGATTTGGTTGTTGCTCTTATAAGCCATGTCCCTTATCTTATTTCTGTTGCGCTAGTAGAGTTAGTATCTACAGAAGATGTGGCTAGAAAGCTTGTGGCCGGAAACTTTAGAGATTTAACAAGGCCAGCTTTAAGCGATCCCATAATGTGGAGGGACATTGTTTCAGATAATAGGGATTTTATAGAAAAGAGACTCAAAGATTTATTTGATCTTATAGTAGAAATTCTTAACATGAGCGAATTGGAAAAAGAAAACTTTTTTGAAAAGATAAAGAAGGAGAGACAAAACCTATATCAAGTTACTTGA
- a CDS encoding PQQ-binding-like beta-propeller repeat protein: MKKLLLLLIVVLCLSLHACEEEEEGEEIWSYSLGFSVYSSPSIDGNKIVINGLEGLVVCLDVDGRVVWRVELSEDETIFSTPLMASGRVFITSSALTKGKIYCLSLDNGSRIWEKEVSSPLTSSPALYENKMFFASTDGSIYAFSLDGNPVWLKKLEGALYASPAIEKGKLVIGSSLGKVYCISVSNGEVLWNFDSDAPVELEVCIDDNSQVYVATSSGKLYCLDLDDGAKLWEVSFNKKIVSPPSYSDNKVLLSLSDGSLYAISPKRGSIIWSYKADGGYPSSLCPTAGYIYFVDLKGKLYCIETSSGEKRWSLELDNVAYSSPVAKGERLFVGTVSGKLYCVKTSSSQSNWPTFQGNNARTGREPE, encoded by the coding sequence TTGAAAAAACTATTACTTCTTCTAATAGTGGTTTTATGTCTTAGCTTACATGCTTGTGAAGAAGAGGAAGAAGGGGAAGAAATATGGAGCTACTCTTTAGGTTTTTCAGTATACTCTTCTCCAAGCATAGATGGGAATAAAATAGTTATTAATGGTTTAGAAGGGTTGGTTGTTTGTCTTGATGTGGATGGTAGAGTGGTTTGGAGAGTAGAGCTAAGCGAGGATGAAACTATTTTTTCAACACCTCTTATGGCGAGTGGAAGAGTTTTTATAACCTCTTCTGCGTTGACAAAGGGTAAAATTTATTGTTTAAGTTTGGATAACGGTAGTAGGATTTGGGAAAAAGAGGTTTCTTCTCCATTGACCTCATCCCCTGCCTTATATGAGAATAAAATGTTTTTTGCAAGTACAGATGGTAGTATATATGCATTTTCTCTAGACGGAAACCCTGTTTGGCTTAAGAAGTTAGAAGGAGCTTTATATGCATCTCCAGCTATAGAAAAAGGGAAACTTGTTATAGGTTCTTCTTTGGGGAAGGTTTACTGTATAAGTGTTTCTAATGGTGAGGTTTTATGGAATTTTGATTCGGATGCTCCTGTGGAACTAGAAGTGTGTATAGATGATAATAGTCAAGTATATGTAGCTACATCTTCAGGAAAGCTTTATTGTTTAGACCTTGATGATGGAGCAAAATTGTGGGAAGTTTCATTTAACAAAAAAATAGTTTCTCCCCCTTCTTATAGCGATAATAAAGTTCTCTTATCTCTATCAGATGGTAGCTTATATGCTATAAGCCCTAAAAGAGGAAGCATTATTTGGTCTTATAAAGCTGATGGAGGATATCCTTCTTCGCTATGTCCTACGGCTGGATATATTTATTTTGTTGATTTAAAAGGTAAGCTTTATTGTATCGAGACTTCAAGCGGTGAGAAAAGGTGGAGTCTTGAATTAGATAATGTAGCTTATTCATCTCCTGTGGCAAAAGGGGAAAGGCTTTTTGTAGGAACTGTTAGTGGAAAACTTTATTGTGTGAAAACGAGCAGTTCTCAGTCTAACTGGCCAACATTTCAGGGAAATAATGCGAGGACGGGAAGAGAACCAGAGTGA
- the pheA gene encoding prephenate dehydratase codes for MLEELRKKISEIDDKIKALLDERANIAKKIGEYKKKEGLPLWDPQREQEILIWAGKYKDIFREIIGFCRTIQEPIKVCFLGPEGSFSHQAAIKLFSHYTELIPCKNFRELFDAVEGGKSNFSILPIDNSLAGPVGEVLDLLLERNVYIVGEKYEKIDICLLSNKNFEEIKEVYSHPHALEQCRNYLAEKLPNANIISVDSTSKAALLAKEKNEAALGSELLSKTYDLKIIDKSIQDRKNNYTRFIVISKEPSEGDKTSLIFSVKNVPGALHRALGPFAKREIDLTSIHSRPVKTKPWDYIFFMDFKGSLKDNKVKEALRELEEISTFIKILGSYPLAQVT; via the coding sequence ATGCTTGAGGAACTCAGGAAAAAAATTTCTGAGATAGATGATAAAATAAAAGCCCTGTTAGATGAGAGAGCTAATATTGCCAAAAAAATTGGGGAATATAAAAAGAAAGAAGGTTTGCCCCTTTGGGATCCACAAAGGGAACAAGAAATTCTCATTTGGGCTGGAAAATATAAGGATATTTTCAGAGAAATAATAGGCTTTTGCAGGACAATACAAGAACCAATAAAAGTATGCTTTCTTGGACCAGAAGGAAGTTTTTCCCACCAAGCAGCTATAAAACTATTTTCCCATTACACAGAGTTGATACCTTGTAAAAACTTTAGAGAGCTTTTTGATGCGGTCGAAGGCGGAAAAAGTAACTTTTCTATTCTGCCAATAGATAATAGCTTAGCCGGTCCCGTTGGAGAAGTACTGGATCTACTTTTAGAAAGAAACGTGTATATAGTAGGAGAAAAATATGAGAAAATAGACATTTGCCTTCTTTCCAATAAAAACTTTGAGGAAATCAAAGAAGTTTACTCTCATCCTCACGCCTTAGAGCAATGTAGAAATTATCTTGCAGAAAAGCTTCCAAATGCTAACATCATTAGTGTAGATAGCACATCTAAAGCAGCTTTACTAGCAAAAGAAAAGAACGAAGCTGCTTTAGGCAGCGAGCTTTTATCAAAAACATATGACTTAAAAATCATAGACAAATCGATCCAAGATAGAAAGAATAACTATACGAGGTTTATAGTCATATCAAAAGAACCATCTGAAGGAGATAAAACAAGCCTTATCTTTAGCGTTAAAAACGTCCCTGGAGCATTACATAGAGCTTTAGGACCTTTTGCAAAAAGAGAAATCGACCTTACAAGCATCCACTCAAGACCTGTAAAGACTAAACCATGGGATTATATTTTTTTCATGGACTTTAAAGGAAGCTTAAAAGACAATAAAGTTAAAGAAGCTTTAAGAGAGCTTGAGGAAATATCTACATTTATAAAAATCCTAGGATCTTACCCATTAGCTCAAGTAACTTGA